In a single window of the Candidatus Poribacteria bacterium genome:
- a CDS encoding UbiA family prenyltransferase, protein MTDGKLSKLHAYLEIIRYPLFPIPIVSTLPGAMIASDGRISWRFPLALLTATLGYFAGMMKNDYFHRDLDAKAHPNRPIPSGRLSAREVFIVASSLYLLCVALGFAMNWKAGLMVVILVMISHLYNAIFKQKGVWGSISLPLGIGLLSIFGSLAVSGGIPALTWYAFGSIFLFDFGTHIVTTFKDIERDRDLGVVTTPIQIGIRPSLALSGIATVGAFLLALMPLLEGEIGWEYTIWLALALIITGITRVPLMIRPNERNGYLALKGAMTGSISFFPALAAAMMPIWVSAITILPLILISWLLLQRSKQEV, encoded by the coding sequence ATGACCGATGGGAAATTGAGCAAGCTTCATGCCTATCTGGAGATCATTCGGTATCCTTTGTTTCCTATACCGATCGTTTCCACCCTTCCCGGAGCCATGATAGCCAGCGATGGGAGGATCTCATGGCGGTTTCCCCTGGCCCTTTTGACGGCAACTCTTGGATATTTCGCGGGGATGATGAAAAACGATTATTTTCACCGCGATCTGGACGCCAAGGCCCATCCGAATAGACCGATCCCATCTGGCAGACTCTCGGCGAGGGAGGTTTTCATCGTTGCAAGCTCGCTATACCTCCTCTGCGTGGCCCTGGGGTTCGCGATGAACTGGAAGGCGGGCCTCATGGTTGTGATTCTGGTGATGATCTCACATCTGTATAACGCCATCTTCAAGCAGAAAGGAGTTTGGGGAAGCATATCGCTGCCGCTGGGGATAGGGCTTTTGAGCATCTTCGGCTCGCTGGCGGTCTCGGGTGGAATTCCCGCTCTGACCTGGTATGCTTTCGGATCGATCTTCCTTTTCGATTTCGGAACCCACATAGTCACGACGTTCAAGGATATAGAGCGCGATAGAGACCTCGGCGTGGTGACCACGCCTATACAGATAGGGATTAGACCGTCATTGGCGCTATCGGGGATAGCAACAGTTGGGGCTTTTCTTCTCGCCCTCATGCCTCTTCTTGAAGGCGAGATCGGTTGGGAGTATACGATATGGCTTGCACTGGCCCTCATAATAACCGGTATTACAAGGGTCCCTCTCATGATAAGGCCCAATGAGAGAAACGGATATCTGGCCTTGAAGGGGGCGATGACCGGATCTATCAGCTTCTTCCCCGCTTTGGCTGCGGCGATGATGCCGATATGGGTTTCGGCCATCACCATTTTGCCGCTGATTCTCATCTCATGGCTTCTCCTTCAGAGATCGAAACAGGAGGTCTGA
- a CDS encoding alcohol dehydrogenase catalytic domain-containing protein, producing MKAAVLVKTGEELVIQERNIPSPKDGEALARVEMCGVCTSDLMALRGEVTDYSPPVVMGHEIAATVVESRNPELKVGERITLNPMVTCGRCVFCKRDQGKYCEKLYGFGHDIDGGYAEYMLIPEQAIRIGGVIRAPRDMPSEDLIFVEPLGCCLNAWRETEFRRDLVILGAGPIGLIFLKLAIRSGLRTAVFEPLSERRKWAHRLGADGVFGVEEDEVERFKETMDGGADTVIIATNNPEAIDLAFKVARRGAFLNFFGLFPKGNELRLELENLHFMGYRLIASWAFSKWSLKAAMDELASGEINLRSLLTHVLPIERINEALRIVDGRRGMKVAIKP from the coding sequence ATGAAAGCCGCTGTGCTCGTCAAAACAGGTGAGGAGTTGGTAATCCAGGAGAGGAATATCCCATCGCCCAAAGATGGTGAGGCGCTGGCCAGGGTAGAGATGTGCGGCGTGTGCACATCAGACCTGATGGCCCTGAGAGGTGAGGTGACGGATTATTCCCCGCCCGTCGTCATGGGACATGAGATCGCCGCCACAGTCGTCGAAAGCAGAAATCCGGAGCTTAAGGTCGGCGAACGGATCACACTTAACCCGATGGTTACATGCGGCCGATGTGTTTTCTGCAAGCGGGATCAGGGAAAATACTGCGAGAAGCTTTACGGTTTCGGACATGATATAGATGGCGGCTATGCCGAATATATGCTGATACCGGAACAGGCGATCCGAATCGGTGGCGTGATCCGAGCCCCCCGGGATATGCCGTCAGAGGATCTGATCTTCGTCGAACCGCTCGGCTGCTGCCTGAACGCATGGAGGGAGACCGAGTTCCGTCGCGATCTCGTTATACTCGGCGCCGGCCCTATAGGGCTTATCTTCCTCAAGCTGGCGATCCGATCCGGTCTGCGAACAGCCGTCTTCGAGCCGCTGAGTGAAAGGAGGAAATGGGCTCACAGGCTCGGCGCCGATGGGGTTTTCGGGGTAGAGGAGGATGAGGTGGAGAGATTTAAAGAGACGATGGACGGCGGGGCCGATACGGTGATAATCGCCACAAACAATCCCGAAGCGATCGATCTGGCCTTCAAGGTGGCCAGACGGGGGGCCTTTCTTAATTTCTTCGGCCTGTTCCCAAAGGGGAACGAGCTGAGACTTGAACTCGAAAATCTGCATTTTATGGGATACAGGTTGATCGCATCGTGGGCCTTTTCAAAATGGAGCCTTAAAGCCGCTATGGATGAGCTCGCCTCGGGAGAGATAAATCTCAGATCTCTTTTAACGCATGTCCTCCCGATAGAAAGGATAAACGAGGCCTTAAGGATAGTTGATGGGAGAAGGGGGATGAAGGTGGCGATCAAACCATGA